Genomic segment of Candidatus Jordarchaeales archaeon:
TGAGCTTATCGTAAACAGTTGGAACCTCCGGGAGGAGCCCCGTTATCCTCTTAACTCTTTCACTCTCGCTCAGAATGTCATACCCTCCAACCCTCGCACCCCCACTAGTCGGCCGGATGATACAGTTCAGCAACCTCACAGTAGTAGTTTTACCCGCACCGTTTGGACCAAGAAACCCGAAGGTCTCGCCTTTCAAAACCTCCAAGTTGAGATCCTCTACACCAACCCTCGACCCGTAAAACTTCGTCAAACCAAAAGTTTTGATCGCCTCCAAGTAAAGTCCCTCCAAAGGTAACCCTCAATCCGCAGCTGTTTCCCTATTCACCGCAAGCCACACCTCTCCGTCTACTATTACACACCTCACAGTCCCCACCACTTATAACTTTTATTAATGTCTTCACTAGTTCCGTCAAAACTCTTCACACCATAAATAAGCAGGCAAATTATAACGAGGCTTCCCACCTGTACACGTGTGTCCAAAAATTGCGAACTACGCTTTAAAAAAAGAGGTCTTTACGCGAAAATTTACTTTTGTAAAGCCTATCTTTAAACAAAGCAACTTCATGTATCCAAAAACTGCCACTTCCAGCTCTCCAAAAATAAAAATTTCGTAACAAAATATTTTCTAGGAAAAATTTTTATTCGAAGCATGCTGTAATTATTTTTAGCCCAACAACGATGAGGAGAGCAAGCCAGTTTTGATACGGGAGCTGTTTATATTAAAAGAAGGTGTACCTATTTTTGCGTACGAAAAAGGAAAAGGTGCGCTGAAAGAACCATTGTTATCCTCGGGATTCATGAACGCAGTCTACCATCTAGCTAAGGCTGAGCTTAAAGAGGGAATAAACGTAATAAAAATGGACGACTCTATTATCTGCCTAAAGGAAATACCGCCAATTCTAATAGTAGTAGTGTGCGACAATGAAAAAGAAGGAAAACTGTTTGCAGAAAGAATAGGAGAAGAGTTCCTTAAAGAATACGGTAGGACCATAGAAAAATGGAACGGCGAGATCAGCGTCTTCCGCGATTTCCATAAAAAAGTGGACCGCCTATTAAACAAGAGAAAGTCTATCGACAATGAACTAGCTGAAACACTAAGTAAAGTGTTAGACCGCCTTTGAAAGGGGAAGGGGGAAGGGGACGTTGCCGGGACGGCTCTTCGTCCCGGCAACCTCTCCAGTTGTTTTTTCACCCTTCTCCTGGGAAACCGTGTTTCAGTAAATGATATTATGGCTGCATTTATGATGCTGGAGGTCATTTAACTGCGCTAGGCTCCCGGGAAAAGACTGCTCGAGAAAGACTAGCCGTGCCCTAGTAAGTGTCTTAGGTTTTTATTTCGAGCAAGAACCTTTTTCCTTCATCTGGAACTCTGACGACTACTACTTTTTCTTTCTCGAAGTATTCCCATGAAGGTGTTTCCTGGCTTCCTTGCTGCAACTCCTTACCATTCCAGAGGACCTTCGACGGTTTAAGTTCTACACCGTTGAACCTTACTTCTAGTGTTCTCATGCCAGGGTTGTAGTTTCCCTTCTTCTCACTAGCCTCGAACTTTATGGTGTCCCCGTTCTTCGTGCAAGTGTATTCGACGATAAGGTATTCTCCTTTAGTGTAGTTGAAGCTTACCCCGTCGTCTTCGTAATATTCCACTTTTGACGTTCCTGAAGGGTATACATTGAGCACAAGTGGGTTTATGGGTTTCTCGTCGGAAAACTGTACTACGTTGCGCATGGGGATTATCGCTCCCCCTTTGACGAAGATGGGGCAAACGTCTAGGGGGGCTTCAACTATTATTGGGAGTCCTCCAGTGATCTTTTCGTTCGTCCAAAAGTTGAACCACTCTCCTTTGGGCAAGTAGACTATGCGCGTTCTCGCTCCTTCGTAGACTATTGGGGCAACGAGCAGCCAGTCTCCAAACATGAACTGTCTCTCTGAGACGTAGCCGTCGATGGTGCCGGAGAATATGTGCGGGTCGTCTGGAAACTCGATGAACATTGCGCGCATCACGGGGACTCCTGTCTTGTACGCTTGGTAGAAGCAGTTGTAGATGTATGGAAGGAGCCTATACCTAAGCTCGATGTACTTGCGACTGATTGACTCCACCTCTTTCCCGAAGGCCCACGGCTCCTGGTCTGGTGTCCCCGTCATTGTGTGGTTTCTGCAGAAAGGATAGAAAACGCCGAGCTGAATCCACCGGGCGAACAGTTCGGGTGACGGGCTCCTCCTAAACCCCCCTATGTCTACCCCTACAAACGGCACGCCTGAAACACCTAGATTAAGGCACATGTTGATGCTTAGTCTCAAGTGCTCCCAGCTGCTTTCGTTGTCCCCCGTCCAGACGGCTGCATAGCGCTGGATGCCGGCAAAGAAAGAGCGCGTCAGTATGAAGGGGCGCTCGTTAGGCTGGTGGCGGAGCAAGCCTTCATACGTAGCCTTAGCCATGAGGAAGCCGTAGACGTTGTGGATCTCTCTGTGGTCTGTAAGTCTGCCGTCAGCGTTGTGAACGGCGTCAGGCCGTATGGTCTTGTTGGGGAAGACCGAGGGCTCGTTCATGTCGAGCCATATCCCCGCCACTCCCATGTCTAAGAGCTCCTTGAATAGAAGACCCCACCATTCTCTAACCTTCGAGTTGGCGAAGTCGGGGAAGTGGCATGGACCAGGCCATACGTCACCTGTAAAAAGTTCGCCGTTTGGAAGGCGGACAAAGCAGTCGTGTGCAAGCCCTTCTTCGTACACATGATACCCTTTCTCCACCTTAACCCCCGGGTCAACTATGACTACAGTTTTGAATCCGTCTCGGCCGAGCTCCTCTATCATTTTCTTAGGGTTGGGGAACTTTTCCTTATCCCAAGTGAAAACACGGAAGCCGTTCATGTGGTCTATGTCAAGCCATATGGCGTCGCAAGGTATTTTTCTCTTCCTGAGCTCGGATGCAACCTCCTTAACCTTGCTCTCCGGATAGTAGCTCCACCGGCACTGGTGATAGCCTAGACTCCAGACGGGCGGAAGGAAGGGCCTCCCAGTCAGCTCAGTGTAGTAGAAGAGCACTTTTTTCGGCTCTGGGCCATAAAT
This window contains:
- a CDS encoding glycoside hydrolase family 31 protein, with protein sequence MRGEWRSIGRVKGYTLQGNVLALDCGELEAEVKVLGHNVIRVRLVTPDKAPSPPWIVREHGAAVSPEFRDEGEFLTLSTENLILKVRKNPCRLEFYSCDGWMINRDDLGKGMGWDGEQVRCWKEMPENEHYFGFGEKTGPLDKRDQALTMWNTDNVYHYTPTDPIYGSVPFFMALRDGRSYGIFFNNTHRSSFDMGKESASYYSFGAERGPLEYYFIYGPEPKKVLFYYTELTGRPFLPPVWSLGYHQCRWSYYPESKVKEVASELRKRKIPCDAIWLDIDHMNGFRVFTWDKEKFPNPKKMIEELGRDGFKTVVIVDPGVKVEKGYHVYEEGLAHDCFVRLPNGELFTGDVWPGPCHFPDFANSKVREWWGLLFKELLDMGVAGIWLDMNEPSVFPNKTIRPDAVHNADGRLTDHREIHNVYGFLMAKATYEGLLRHQPNERPFILTRSFFAGIQRYAAVWTGDNESSWEHLRLSINMCLNLGVSGVPFVGVDIGGFRRSPSPELFARWIQLGVFYPFCRNHTMTGTPDQEPWAFGKEVESISRKYIELRYRLLPYIYNCFYQAYKTGVPVMRAMFIEFPDDPHIFSGTIDGYVSERQFMFGDWLLVAPIVYEGARTRIVYLPKGEWFNFWTNEKITGGLPIIVEAPLDVCPIFVKGGAIIPMRNVVQFSDEKPINPLVLNVYPSGTSKVEYYEDDGVSFNYTKGEYLIVEYTCTKNGDTIKFEASEKKGNYNPGMRTLEVRFNGVELKPSKVLWNGKELQQGSQETPSWEYFEKEKVVVVRVPDEGKRFLLEIKT